In Hermetia illucens chromosome 1, iHerIll2.2.curated.20191125, whole genome shotgun sequence, one genomic interval encodes:
- the LOC119647059 gene encoding N6-adenosine-methyltransferase MT-A70-like protein has protein sequence MAEAWDDIQAIKTKRNTLRERLEKRKKERQDILSSSTLAAPLSLTSGLKSESFEERKSSLKVELDTVSDVDRTLLQILSDGTLLLPVNSVQLGENVEARLGRPVTKDSIQYFLKKLAAQSIINIKNVSIGSESGYEVILVDQKVVLNLNNEFQSEGGLSKPAEDLKRKHDSDIDDDENSSKSSKFEKKSSLKEQSNDATDIMSLLSMPSTLEKQSKQVGEEILELLTKPTAKERFLAEKFKSHGGAQVMEFCPHGTKAECLRAQQATAEMTKNKKSKLENENSDSSSDKQDTNANNENKMEKDSSEVDDETTDKCTKLHFKKIIQSHTDESLGDCSFLNTCFHMATCKYVHYEVDHIGANNNNRNDISKSVVKRTADPSATLYPPQWIQCDLRYLDMTVLGKFAVVMADPPWDIHMELPYGTMSDDEMRQLGVPALQDDGLIFLWVTGRAMELGRECLKLWGYERVDELIWVKTNQLQRIIRTGRTGHWLNHGKEHCLVGMKGNPKNLNRGLDCDVIVAEVRATSHKPDEIYGIIERLSPGTRKIELFGRPHNVQPNWITLGNQLDGIRLVDPELITQFQKRYPDGNCMAPTPIPKK, from the exons ATGGCTGAAGCTTGGGATGATATCCAAGCAATTAAGACAAAACGGAACACCCTTCGCGAGCGCTTGGAAAAACGTAAGAAGGAGCGTCAGGATATCCTGAGTTCATCAACATTAGCCGCTCCATTGTCTTTGACCTCGGGGCTCAAAAGCGAGTCTTTCGAGGAGCGCAAATCTTCTCTCAAAGTTGAATTAG ACACCGTGTCGGATGTAGACAGAACACTTTTGCAAATATTATCGGACGGAACGCTCTTGCTACCAGTGAACTCAGTACAACTCGGTGAGAATGTCGAAGCCCGCCTTGGACGCCCGGTGACCAAAGATTCGATTCAATATTTCCTTAAGAAGTTGGCAGCCCAATCTATAATAAA CATTAAAAACGTCTCAATTGGTTCCGAGTCgggatatgaagttatcttggtTGACCAGAAAGTCGTGCTGAACTTAAACAATGAATTTCAGTCAGAGGGTGGATTATCTAAGCCTGCTGAGGATCTCAAGAGGAAAC ATGATAGTGACATCGACGATGATGAAAACTCCTCCAAATCATCAAAATTCGAAAAGAAAAGTTCCCTGAAGGAACAATCTAACGACGCAACCGATATTATG TCGCTGCTCTCAATGCCATCCACTCTTGAAAAGCAAAGCAAGCAAGTTGGGGAGGAGATACTGGAGCTTCTCACGAAGCCGACAGCCAAAGAACGTTTTCTCGCGGAGAAGTTCAAATCGCATGGCGGCGCGCAGGTGATGGAGTTCTGCCCTCACGGCACCAAAGCGGAGTGTTTGCGAGCGCAACAAGCTACCGCTGAAATgacgaaaaacaagaaatccAAGCTGGAAAACGAAAACTCAGATTCATCGTCTGACAAGCAGGATACTAACGCAAACaacgaaaataaaatggaaaaagacAGTTCCGAAGTGGATGACGAAACTACAGACAAATGTACAAAGTTGCATTTTAAGAAAATCATTCAATCTCATACAGACGAATCCTTGGGCGATTGCAGTTTTCTGAACACATGCTTTCATATGGCGACGTGCAA GTATGTGCACTATGAAGTGGACCATATTGGTGCGAACAATAATAACAGAAATGATATCTCGAAATCAGTTGTCAAGCGGACCGCTGATCCTAGTGCAACTTTGTATCCACCACAATGGATCCAATGTGATTTAAg ATATTTGGACATGACTGTGCTAGGAAAGTTTGCAGTTGTTATGGCCGATCCTCCATGGGATATTCACATGGAACTTCCTTACG GAACAATGTCTGATGACGAAATGAGGCAGCTCGGAGTCCCTGCTCTGCAAGATGATGGACTGATATTTTTATGGGTGACAGGTCGAGCTATGGAACTTGGACGAGAGTGTTTGAAATTATGGGG ATATGAACGCGTTGACGAGCTCATTTGGGTTAAAACAAACCAGTTACAACGTATCATCCGCACAGGACGCACTGGACACTGGCTGAATCACGGGAAGGAGCATTGCTTGGTTGGAATGAAAGGAAATCCGAAAAACTTGAACCGCGGTCTTGACTGTGATGTTATAGTGGCAGAAGTCAGAGCGACAAGTCATAAAccagacgaaatatatggaatTATTGAGCGCTTAAGTCCCGGCACaagaaaaattgaattgttCGGGCGACCGCATAATGTCCAACCGAACTG GATTACGTTGGGGAACCAGTTGGATGGAATTCGATTAGTCGACCCTGAGTTAATCACGCAGTTCCAGAAACGCTACCCAGACGGAAACTGTATGGCGCcgacacctattccgaaaaaataa
- the LOC119653135 gene encoding calcium permeable stress-gated cation channel 1 has translation MENDTDPFTPAPGNCLIKINKTAIITNLYEGIPETLILNVIGWVLLILLFTILRHQAWDYGRLALVNSHGTKKRWTQLFYAHGKDEPQTPDANPPNNQPPIDRGLFSWMWVTLKLKKEEILAHSGPDAVHYLSFQQHLMLVMAIITLVSIVVILPINFQGTLSGDVNSFGHTTISNLEPQSPWLWVHVFVAIAYVPLVVLIMRRASGRNAFKKAPCRTIMVTHISSNDRNKSEIRNYIQQLFPDVNIEDIQLAFNIKKLTKKYAEYERCVEARIYCDNNRDRRSIRVTPVWYSCNTVDAFEYYQKEERNLAGEVARLRASALNEPLGIAFITVSTVEEAQSVIQHFRPGTYRDWQLAFAPQPLDIFWENLSVSTRRWYVKWIAVNLCLFIVLFFLTTPAYIVNLLDFLSLSQDDQQKYKVSPVVSEFLPTLMLWTLSALMPVIVAYSDKWLSHWTRSRQNYSVMTKTFGYLLFMILILPSLGLTSAQALLEWTVQGKDQYRWECIFLPDKGAFFVNYVITAAFIGTALELIRFPELIVYVWMLCTARSRAEIQYIRKSILIEFPFGIHYAWTVMVFTTSVVYSVACPLIMPFGMVYICFKYVVDRHNLFFAYGPSNMVSRNGGKIHSTAVTMTKFSVVLLLTILAAMAAIRRQGFDARAIVLILSLCMSLTLFAFMSPIKRCTMRRPSISNDRAPAPLYVADVLFARQTATTDHATYSGYGSDTRIELNSENGGDNSSVDI, from the coding sequence ATGGAGAATGATACGGACCCCTTCACACCAGCTCCAGGAAACTGCCTAATCAAGATCAACAAAACAGCCATCATAACGAACCTATACGAGGGTATTCCGGAAACATTAATCCTTAACGTAATTGGCTGGGTTCTTCTTATCTTACTTTTCACCATACTCAGACATCAAGCATGGGATTATGGACGCCTTGCTTTGGTAAATAGTCATGGAACGAAAAAACGCTGGACGCAATTGTTTTATGCCCACGGCAAAGATGAACCACAAACGCCTGATGCGAACCCCCCGAACAATCAGCCACCAATTGATCGCGGCCTATTTTCATGGATGTGGGTAACGttaaagttgaaaaaagagGAAATCCTCGCACATAGCGGTCCTGATGCTGTTCATTACCTGTCATTCCAACaacatttgatgttggttatggCCATCATTACACTTGTGTCCATTGTGGTCATCTTGCCAATCAATTTCCAAGGGACACTGAGCGGTGATGTAAATTCTTTTGGCCACACAACTATATCGAATTTAGAACCGCAATCTCCATGGCTATGGGTTCATGTGTTTGTTGCTATTGCATATGTCCCGTTGGTTGTGTTGATAATGCGCCGCGCATCAGGTCGAAACGCTTTCAAGAAAGCTCCCTGCCGAACTATAATGGTCACACACATATCAAGCAACGATCGAAACAAGTCTGAGATTCGTAACTATATTCAGCAGTTATTTCCAGATGTTAACATTGAAGATATTCAACTAGCCTTCAACATAAAGAAACTAACGAAAAAGTATGCAGAATACGAACGGTGCGTAGAGGCGAGAATTTATTGCGATAATAATCGGGACAGACGATCTATCCGGGTCACCCCAGTTTGGTATTCATGCAACACAGTGGACGCTTTTGAGTACTATCAAAAAGAAGAACGGAATCTAGCGGGAGAAGTAGCGAGGCTTAGAGCATCAGCGTTGAATGAACCTTTAGGAATCGCGTTCATCACTGTCTCTACAGTAGAGGAGGCTCAGAGTGTTATACAGCATTTTCGTCCAGGAACTTACAGGGACTGGCAGTTGGCATTTGCTCCACAGCCGCTAGACATTTTCTGGGAGAATCTGAGTGTAAGCACGCGCAGATGGTATGTGAAGTGGATTGCTGTGAATTTATGTTTGTTCATTGTATTGTTTTTCCTAACAACACCAGCTTATATTGTTAATCTTCTCGATTTCTTATCACTATCCCAAGATGATCAACAGAAATATAAAGTTAGCCCAGTAGTATCGGAATTCTTGCCAACTTTGATGCTTTGGACGCTGTCTGCGTTGATGCCAGTCATTGTAGCATATTCAGACAAATGGCTGTCACACTGGACCCGTTCACGCCAGAACTACTCAGTGATGACTAAGACGTTTGGATATTTGCTATTCATGATTCTGATTTTGCCTTCATTGGGGTTGACTAGTGCCCAAGCtcttcttgagtggacagtgcAGGGCAAAGATCAGTATCGCTGGGAATGTATATTTTTACCCGATAAGGGTGCATTCTTTGTGAACTACGTGATAACCGCCGCGTTTATTGGTACTGCTTTGGAATTAATTCGGTTTCCTGAGCTGATTGTTTATGTGTGGATGCTATGTACGGCCAGGTCCCGGGCTGAGATCCAGTATATACGTAAATCTATTCTGATAGAATTTCCTTTTGGTATTCACTATGCTTGGACGGTCATGGTCTTTACGACAAGTGTTGTCTACAGTGTTGCTTGCCCTCTGATAATGCCATTCGGCATGGTTTACATTTGCTTTAAGTATGTGGTTGACAGACATAATCTGTTCTTTGCTTATGGCCCTAGCAATATGGTCAGCCGAAACGGTGGGAAGATTCATTCAACTGCGGTAACCATGACGAAGTTCTCTGTTGTACTACTATTGACTATATTGGCGGCGATGGCGGCTATACGTCGGCAAGGATTCGACGCCCGAGCAATTGTTCTTATTCTGTCGCTTTGTATGTCACTTACTCTATTTGCTTTTATGTCGCCAATCAAACGCTGTACAATGCGACGCCCAAGTATTTCCAATGATCGTGCTCCTGCACCTCTATATGTGGCCGACGTTTTGTTCGCAAGGCAAACCGCTACAACAGACCATGCCACTTACTCTGGCTATGGGTCCGACACACGAATTGAGTTGAATTCAGAGAATGGGGGTGATAATTCGTCTGTGGATATTTAA